Below is a window of Nicotiana tabacum cultivar K326 chromosome 19, ASM71507v2, whole genome shotgun sequence DNA.
CTTgttagtgattttttttttcccaTTGGTTGCAGGTCTTCAGAGGTGTGGAAAAAGTTGTAGGCTCAGGTGGATTAACTACTTGAGACCTGATTTGAAAAGAGGAACATTCTCACAAGAAGAAGAGAATTTGATCATTGAACTTCATGCAGTTCTTGGGAACAAGTAAGTATATCCTTCACCAGAACTGTACAATTTGATTGATGTTATAATTAACCTGAGctgagcttttttttttttttttttttggtttactCGCGCGCAGGTGGTCTCAAATTGCAACAAGATTACCTGGAAGAACAGATAATGAAATTAAGAATCTGTGGAACTCTTCTATTAAGAAAAAGCTAAGACAACGAGGTATTGATCCAAATACTCACAAGCCACTTTCTGAGGTTGAAAACGAAGAGAAAGCGTCGGCAAACAGTAATAATAAGAACAGTGACAGAGTTTCTGAAAGCTCAAATAATGATCAGCTCAATTTTGTTGAGGCTGCTCATGAGAATGTATTTTCAACAGAAAAGCCAAAGCCATATTCAATGACAATTATGGACCGTTATCCATTTATTGAAACCAATAATATTGCCCCACCAACTCATGAATTCTTCACCACCAATTGCAAGTCTCCTGATTTTGCTAATTATCTCTCCTTTCAACACTTGAATAATTATACTCCCAATACAAATATTATCTTCAATAAGAACTCTGCTGACATGGTATCTGATCAGTTCAATTGTAGCCTTTCTCCTATGTCGAATTCTATTCTCAATACATCCCCGTTGGCACGTATAAAGCCGGCTTCTTTAACTACTCTTCCTCCTGATAGTAGTTTTAATATCAACAAGTTCCAGAATTGGGAAGCTTGTACTATCAGCAGCAACAGTAATGGTAGCAGTAACAGTATTGAATTACAAAGCAACTGTTCATTCTTTGATAACAATGCTGCGGCTTTCGCATGGGGATCAACAACAGCAGATGGTAGTGGGAAACCAGAGAGAGAAGAAATCAAATGGTCTGAGTATTTGCAAACCCCATTTTCACTAGGTTCTAACACAATCCAGAATCATCAAATTTCGTCTCAACATCAAGCTGACTTATACAACGAAACAAAATCCGAGACACAGTTCGTGACACAAGGTTCATTGAATTTGAGTACTACTACAACATGGATTCAAAACCAACCGCAACAATCTTCTCTACAAACTGCAAACTTATACAATAGTAACAATTTTCAGAGGCTTCCCGCcgcctttggacaattttcttAGCCTATTTTCACAGGCTAGTCTCCCTTATCATGGACGGTTACTTACCTACAGGTGTGTGTAATAGAGTTTTTCTTATTAATCTGTAAATAGGTCTTACACGTATTTCCTTCCTTTGTCTCAACACTGGATATTCTTGATAAAATATTGAAAATTTGTTGATCATCATTTTGTGTATGGTAAGTATATGATAGTATAcgtactttaattttttttcctatCGTGCTTTCTAGATCTTTATATTTCCAGGTTGTAATTGTGTTTGTTGATTAATTACGCATTCAATCGAAAAGCTTTACGACTTTTCTAGTTTTTACCGTTGTAACCACTTAAGTGTTCCTATTCAAACCTAAAATGAATCCTTTAAAGATAGCGACTATCTGTAAGATAGCCTAAATGGGTGTCTATCCTTGTCTCGTACAGATGGAGATAGTTTTTACTTTTGACTGTCTTTAAGTCAATTCCAGTCTCTTTAGCTAATCTGTGATGAAGACAACTTACTAGTTTATATATTGATGGGATATTCTATTAACCATGCGGTTTAGACGTAGTattgtgttttattttttatggaataattatttatttgacttattcaattcaataaaatactattttaaatagatcacTTGTTATATGTGTCCtttagttatgtagtagacaaTTTAGTATATGGAGTATTAGCTCATGCACATAAGATAAAATTGCcggttctcataattaataaactatgttcacaatcgAAGATATAATTGGGCAAAACatcttgatgattgtagcacaagattaaagtataatttgtcttgattatgGGAGTGGTTATACTCCGATTTCTTGTGTTAGTATACTTAGtgtatattgaacggaccaagtagagaaaagatatttttgtactgaatatatataaaatattttctctaattcattaaatgagcttatactcctaatcttgatatatttattatgatcaatgtgatttgtttattattttgatttatcaaaaggtacaactctattcagagttagtgtatgcctaatagattggacaataacgaataacatttgtgaaataataattagttgctAGAATCCATGACTCAGttttgagtttgatgatatcgctttatgtaagcttataaattttcatgtgaaaacccggccggtgaattttgtatctgtcacatgaaatagtttaagcggaattataaagaatttaattagttgattaaattaaattatcagttatttaatgtaattaactagtatttgtgatcttaacatggggagttaaaataagtgttagtgaatttttgaaattcatattgaggagttTAATTGCAGTTTTTAGTGGAATAAACTGTAATTAATTAtagtaagaattaattcatgcAAATTTTTGAATTAATATTATAATTGGTAGCCTCTTATTGTTTACGTGGTCCCTGCTATACCTAGTAAAAATTTGGACTGACTTGGGAGAAAAGTCATCCTTGAGAGTTAGAGTAGAATTCTACTTGAACAAGCAGAATCCTACACGTTTTTGGAGCCCTCTTTTGGCTGAAAAAATGAGTCTACTTAAGCAAGACATTTTTCACCAATAACACACCTTTTAGAGTTGTATTGTTCTTGCCCACTCAAAGCAATTTTGTCCAAGGTCTTACTAGGACCATAACAGAAGACTGCAGCCCTGGATTCTTGCTATGTGGAGGACATGTGCAACATTTTCAAGAGGTTAGtgtttttaattttcaaattataTCATTGTCTATTTTACATATTTGTTATGTCTGGATTATATGCTTGCTTCCGCTGCGCACGTTCTAACATATATACcatgaaaaaatattaaagatCTTGGAAACATCAAGTTAAACTTATAATTACATGCAAAAATATATAGTACTCTGCCCTCTTCATGATATATGACACTTTTTTATATGATCTAAAATGATTGATACATTTCTATATTTAAAAACTCTAAATTGAATTTCTCATTTTACCCTTATTAACATACTATTAAATATCATAGAAGTATTATCATGTGTTGAGGACAACAAGTTGTAAGGGTAAATTTGCTATGTGCCAAAAGTTTATTGTTTTCTAGACTCATGCCCAGTCAAATATTGGCATTTAAAAAGTAACACATGGAATACTTTCCACGGGGAAAAGAAAATGGGGAAGGGTGAAAACCCTCGCAAATTGTAGGGTAAATGTAAAATTGACGAAACTTATTG
It encodes the following:
- the LOC107815451 gene encoding transcription factor MYB61 gives rise to the protein MGRHSCCYKQKLRKGLWSPEEDEKLIKHITKYGHGCWSSVPKLAGLQRCGKSCRLRWINYLRPDLKRGTFSQEEENLIIELHAVLGNKWSQIATRLPGRTDNEIKNLWNSSIKKKLRQRGIDPNTHKPLSEVENEEKASANSNNKNSDRVSESSNNDQLNFVEAAHENVFSTEKPKPYSMTIMDRYPFIETNNIAPPTHEFFTTNCKSPDFANYLSFQHLNNYTPNTNIIFNKNSADMVSDQFNCSLSPMSNSILNTSPLARIKPASLTTLPPDSSFNINKFQNWEACTISSNSNGSSNSIELQSNCSFFDNNAAAFAWGSTTADGSGKPEREEIKWSEYLQTPFSLGSNTIQNHQISSQHQADLYNETKSETQFVTQGSLNLSTTTTWIQNQPQQSSLQTANLYNSNNFQRLPAAFGQFS